Proteins from a single region of Hordeum vulgare subsp. vulgare chromosome 6H, MorexV3_pseudomolecules_assembly, whole genome shotgun sequence:
- the LOC123404765 gene encoding 18.9 kDa heat shock protein-like, whose amino-acid sequence MSMISNMLGRRQPPPPQQQQPAGHKTNGHGGGGEVVEPVSIDILEPFMEAISLKAFGGPALGLPFSTASMDWKETPTAHVFMADVPGLRREEVKVEVEQERVLRISGQRARAAEDKGDRWHRVERSAEKFVRTVRLPPNADVDGGGVHAALDNGVLTITIPKDDGKKAYGRIIPITN is encoded by the coding sequence ATGTCGATGATCTCCAACATGTTGGGTCGGAGGCAGCCACCGCCGCCGCAGCAGCAGCAACCGGCGGGCCACAAGACCAAcggccacggcggcggcggcgaggtcgtggAGCCGGTGAGCATCGACATCCTGGAGCCGTTCATGGAGGCCATCTCGCTGAAGGCGTTCGGTGGCCCGGCGCTGGGCCTGCCGTTCTCGACGGCGAGCATGGACTGGAAGGAGACCCCGACGGCGCACGTGTTCATGGCGGACGTGCCGGGCCTGCGGCGGGAggaggtgaaggtggaggtggagcAGGAGCGGGTGCTCCGGATCAGCGGGCAGCGCGCGCGCGCCGCCGAGGACAAGGGCGACCGGTGGCACCGCGTGGAGCGGAGCGCCGAGAAGTTCGTGCGCACCGTGCGCCTGCCGCCCAACGCCGACGTCGACGGCGGCGGCGTCCACGCCGCGCTCGACAATGGCGTGCTCACCATCACCATCCCCAAGGACGACGGCAAGAAGGCCTACGGCAGGATCATCCCCATCACCAACTAA